The Leptodactylus fuscus isolate aLepFus1 chromosome 3, aLepFus1.hap2, whole genome shotgun sequence genome has a segment encoding these proteins:
- the LOC142196910 gene encoding extracellular calcium-sensing receptor-like, whose protein sequence is MLIIKSSVYSCERSNFQNTLLLAFPAKPPIRRDSMGSEWEDQGDITPSEMTQQECNKTNNQKEFSIRDFQFVQTMIFAIEEINRNDKLLPNLTLGYRIYDACYTHFQATRGALSLVTGSVDKNDTCVQFPSVQALIGGGWSTQSIAISRIVALYNIPMISYFSTCACLSNKHEYPTFLRTIPSDLFQSKALAQLVNYFNWTWIGLILEDNDYGQNAGSIFKDESMRLGNCVAFTVVIPAMDPSRKIQQSMANIVSSKVKVVLIIATEHVVGMIFQEALRQNISGTQWIASEAWSTSRLLYNEQTHPNFYGVLGFAIQMGAINGIRDFFANTHLSQQKSNPFIVNLWEETFNCSVNSSSKILCTGEEDLSATNTPYLEMENQSISYNVYKAVYAVAHALHNMVASLGKDHFLKERTFKSKLSPWKLLNYLKHVNFTIDSGDKISFDQNGDPYPSYDLVNWQKRDNGSKFFAHVGKFVGNENLKVKENTIMWQGDSTEIPISVCSASCPLGSRKAAQKGKHSCCFDCIPCEQWEISNQSNSLECIKCPLRYWSNLQRDGCILKAMEYISFKETLGAVLFGGTLLGIFLTMCVIVIFIHHRYNPIVRANNSHLSFSTLAAIILCFLSSIAYLGQPSALSCVLRNTGFGITFAFCISCILGKTIVVIVAFSVQHPGRKVGLLFTPIKQKLLISSCTAFQIVVCTVWNILAPPKPTEKTSHDSPTITLQCDSGSLVALSLALGYIGFLVCISFSLAFCVRNLPYHYNEAKFITFSMVIVSAVWVTIALTYLSSPGKYLEAVEMFGILFSCYGLLICIFVPKCYMILLQPEKRIKRRRQRKD, encoded by the exons attcagTATAAGAGACTTTCAATTTGTACAAACAATGATATTTGCCATTGAAGAAATAAATAGAAATGATAAATTACTCCCTAATCTGACCTTGGGTTACAGAATCTATGATGCATGTTACACTCACTTTCAAGCAACACGGGGGGCCTTATCTCTGGTCACTGGATCTGTTGATAAGAACGATACATGTGTCCAGTTTCCGTCAGTACAAGCTTTAATCGGAGGCGGTTGGTCTACTCAGTCTATTGCTATATCAAGAATAGTGGCACTTTATAATATTCCAATG ATCAGTTACTTTTCTACCTgtgcttgtctgagcaacaaaCATGAATATCCAACATTTCTACGCACCATTCCTAGTGATCTATTCCAGTCCAAAGCCTTGGCACAGTTGGTAAACTACTTTAATTGGACATGGATAGGCCTTATTCTTGAAGACAATGACTATGGACAAAATGCAGGCAGTATATTTAAAGATGAATCCATGAGACTGGGCAACTGTGTTGCATTTACTGTGGTCATTCCAGCCATGGACCCTTCTAGGAAAATCCAGCAGAGTATGGCAAATATAGTTTCATCCAAAGTCAAGGTTGTATTGATTATTGCCACCGAGCATGTTGTAGGAATGATTTTCCAAGAAGCTCTTCGGCAAAACATATCGGGAACTCAGTGGATCGCGAGTGAGGCCTGGTCTACATCGCGTCTCCTCTATAATGAGCAAACACACCCAAATTTCTATGGAGTTCTAGGTTTTGCCATACAAATGGGAGCCATTAATGGCATAAGAGATTTTTTTGCTAACACTCATCTGTCCCAGCAGAAAAGTAACCCATTCATTGTCAATCTTTGGGAGGAGACATTCAACTGCTCTGTTAACAGTTCAAGTAAAATCTTATGCACAGGTGAAGAGGATTTGAGTGCAACAAATACCCCATATTTAGAGATGGAAAACCAGAGTATCTCATACAATGTGTATAAAGCAGTTTATGCAGTCGCTCATGCCTTGCACAATATGGTGGCTTCATTAGGAAAAGACCATTTCCTTAAAGAAAGAACATTCAAGAGTAAGTTAAGTCCATGGAAG CTTCTGAATTACCTGAAACACGTTAACTTTACCATTGATTCTGGTGACAAAATAAGCTTTGATCAAAATGGAGATCCTTACCCATCATATGATCTAGTGAACTGGCAAAAAAGGGACAACGGGTCCAAATTCTTTGCTCATGTAGGAAAATTTGTTGGAAATGAAAATTTGAAGGTCAAAGAAAATACAATTATGTGGCAAGGAGACAGTACAGAG ATTCCTATCTCTGTGTGCAGTGCGAGTTGTCCCTTAGGAAGCAGGAAGGCTGCACAGAAGGGGAAACATTCTTGTTGCTTTGACTGCATCCCATGTGAACAGTGGGAGATCAGTAACCAGTCAA ATTCGCTGGAGTGTATAAAGTGCCCACTAAGGTATTGGTCCAACCTGCAAAGAGATGGCTGCATACTGAAAGCAATGGAATACATCTCTTTTAAAGAAACATTAGGAGCAGTGTTATTTGGAGGCACCCTGCTTGGAATATTTCTCACCATGTGTGTCATTGTCATATTCATACATCACAGATATAATCCCATTGTGCGAGCCAACAATTCACATCTCAGCTTTTCCACTTTAGCTGCTATCATACTGTGCTTTCTGTCCTCAATTGCATATCTGGGACAACCGTCAGCCTTGTCTTGTGTTCTGAGGAATACTGGATTTGGCATTACATTTGCTTTCTGTATTTCTTGTATCTTGGGTAAAACTATTGTAGTTATTGTGGCTTTCAGTGTTCAGCATCCAGGAAGAAAAGTAGGTCTTTTATTTACACCTATTAAGCAAAAGCTCCTCATATCTTCCTGCACCGCCTTCCAGATTGTTGTATGTACAGTTTGGAATATTCTTGCCCCACCAAAGCCAACAGAAAAAACAAGCCATGACAGCCCAACTATTACTTTACAGTGTGACTCTGGCTCCCTTGTAGCTTTATCTCTAGCCCTGGGGTATATTGGTTTTCTGGTATGTATATCTTTCTCGCTGGCGTTCTGTGTACGGAACCTTCCATATCACTATAATGAAGCTAAATTTATTACATTTAGCATGGTAATTGTCTCAGCTGTATGGGTTACAATTGCTCTAACCTATCTGAGCTCTCCAGGGAAATATCTAGAAGCGGTAGAAATGTTTGGCATATTATTTTCCTGCTACGGCCTTCTGATATGTATATTTGTACCGAAGTGTTACATGATATTATTGCAGCCAGAAAAGAGGATCAAAAGACGCAGACAGAGAAAAGACTGA